Proteins from one Deinococcus actinosclerus genomic window:
- a CDS encoding DoxX family protein produces the protein MTTRTAPALNPDLALLLLRLATGVVFVMHGAQKFFTYTLPGTTQAFTQMGVPVPGISAPVVATVELLGGLLLILGVYSRAAGVLLAVNMLVAIILVHLKAGFFNPNGLEFPLVLLAASLAVAFAGPGRLRAPIGQP, from the coding sequence ATGACCACCCGCACCGCGCCCGCCCTCAACCCCGACCTCGCTCTGCTGCTGCTGCGTCTTGCCACCGGGGTCGTGTTCGTCATGCACGGCGCGCAGAAATTCTTCACGTACACCCTGCCCGGCACCACCCAGGCCTTCACGCAGATGGGCGTGCCCGTCCCCGGCATCAGCGCCCCCGTGGTCGCCACCGTGGAACTGCTGGGCGGCCTGCTGCTGATCCTCGGCGTGTACAGCCGCGCCGCCGGGGTGCTGCTCGCCGTGAACATGCTCGTCGCGATCATTCTGGTGCACCTGAAGGCCGGGTTCTTCAACCCGAACGGCCTGGAATTCCCGCTCGTGCTGCTCGCCGCCAGCCTCGCCGTGGCGTTCGCCGGACCGGGCCGCCTGCGCGCCCCTATCGGGCAACCCTGA
- a CDS encoding roadblock/LC7 domain-containing protein produces MIEPSLALYGDAFERVDDLIQELLDTTGVRYGLLVDRKGFVLSHKEALWAPRPPALDSVATLVASNAAATAALANMLGERTFSEQIHQGENGTLYVESVGTDSLLTLIFDASVPLGKVKVYAKKSISQIAAILDELKDIPPVQLGEDFSAGATSLLDDLLG; encoded by the coding sequence ATGATCGAACCTTCACTGGCGCTGTATGGGGACGCCTTCGAACGCGTCGACGACCTCATTCAGGAACTCCTGGACACCACCGGCGTCCGCTACGGCCTGCTGGTCGACCGCAAGGGCTTCGTGCTGTCGCACAAGGAGGCCCTGTGGGCGCCGCGCCCCCCCGCACTCGACAGTGTCGCCACGCTGGTCGCCAGCAACGCCGCCGCGACCGCCGCGCTGGCGAACATGCTGGGCGAGCGCACCTTCAGCGAGCAGATCCACCAGGGGGAAAACGGCACCCTGTACGTGGAATCGGTCGGGACCGACTCGCTCCTCACCCTCATCTTCGATGCCAGCGTGCCGCTGGGCAAGGTGAAGGTGTACGCCAAGAAGAGCATCTCGCAGATCGCCGCGATCCTCGACGAACTCAAGGACATCCCCCCCGTGCAGCTGGGCGAGGACTTCAGCGCGGGCGCGACCTCGCTGCTCGACGACCTGCTGGGCTGA
- a CDS encoding glutaminyl-peptide cyclotransferase: protein MRSGALLLPYLLLTLSASPSAAQSVGTPVLTPTVTARYPHDRAAFTEGLQYLGAARCWKAPASRGSPACAAWT, encoded by the coding sequence GTGCGTTCCGGTGCCCTCCTGCTTCCCTACCTGCTGCTGACCCTGTCGGCGTCCCCCTCTGCCGCCCAGTCGGTCGGCACGCCTGTCCTGACGCCCACCGTGACCGCCCGTTACCCCCATGACCGCGCGGCCTTCACGGAAGGGTTGCAGTACCTGGGGGCGGCACGCTGCTGGAAAGCACCGGCATCGAGGGGCAGTCCGGCGTGCGCCGCGTGGACCTGA
- a CDS encoding glucose-6-phosphate dehydrogenase assembly protein OpcA gives MTYATDLKPLGPVDTTVRKAQATLDELWAQTDVETRAYTGNMIALTVKRHLGRVQEALAGLEGRYAGRQIIGVMDGTDDLTVHAALVPQSGGLYVERLTLEASPEQLQGAILPLIRPATVNHVWWGADSRPEGTLLAELTEIADQVIVDSLTLDVPPSRHYALADLGWSRSAGWREALAQLFDSPDAARQLGRVTHLTVRHAGKKDLPARLFAGFIASTLGWTDLSTVDFRLGRCGRENGDLCGVELRGDGVHFSLKAEQGDIALAACHWDDVQRVTEVTVPSMTLAQGLARVMARPERGEVFERAWALAKETL, from the coding sequence GTGACCTACGCGACCGACCTGAAACCGCTGGGGCCGGTGGACACCACCGTCCGCAAGGCCCAGGCGACCCTGGACGAACTGTGGGCGCAGACGGACGTCGAGACGCGCGCCTACACCGGCAACATGATCGCCCTGACCGTGAAGCGGCACCTGGGCCGCGTGCAGGAGGCCCTAGCGGGCCTGGAGGGCCGGTACGCGGGGCGGCAGATCATCGGCGTGATGGACGGCACCGACGACCTGACCGTGCACGCCGCGCTCGTGCCGCAGTCGGGCGGGCTGTACGTGGAACGCCTGACGCTGGAGGCCAGTCCCGAGCAGTTGCAGGGCGCGATCCTGCCACTGATCCGCCCGGCGACCGTAAACCACGTGTGGTGGGGCGCGGACAGCCGGCCCGAGGGCACGCTGCTGGCCGAACTGACCGAGATCGCCGATCAGGTGATCGTGGACAGCCTGACGCTGGACGTCCCGCCGTCCCGGCACTACGCGCTGGCGGACCTGGGCTGGAGCCGCTCGGCCGGGTGGCGCGAGGCGCTGGCGCAGCTGTTCGACTCGCCGGACGCGGCGCGGCAGCTGGGACGCGTGACGCACCTGACCGTCCGGCACGCCGGGAAGAAGGACCTGCCGGCGCGGCTGTTCGCGGGGTTCATCGCGAGCACGCTGGGCTGGACGGACCTGAGCACCGTGGACTTCCGGCTGGGCCGCTGCGGCCGTGAGAACGGCGACCTGTGCGGCGTGGAGCTGCGCGGCGACGGCGTGCACTTCAGCCTGAAGGCCGAGCAGGGCGACATCGCCCTGGCCGCCTGCCACTGGGACGACGTGCAGCGCGTCACGGAGGTCACGGTGCCCAGCATGACCCTCGCGCAGGGGCTGGCGCGCGTGATGGCCCGCCCCGAACGCGGCGAGGTCTTCGAGCGCGCCTGGGCGCTGGCGAAAGAGACGCTGTAA
- a CDS encoding TrmB family transcriptional regulator, with translation MSAVIHLQALGLTEYEARAYTALLALGRAVPARVARQAGIPRPKIYETLERLEGRGLAAKVGQNPLEYAPLSAREYLARARRAFDDRLGALDRDLSRLAPDPAPEAVYHLYGEAAIRSLCEDLTLNARRSLYMAGDASFADRLERLSPRGVDLYRTPLANLPAIAAPGQRAFLLARDGEAALVAHFIDEGGVGEAHGVHTHNPVIIHLIEGYVQLAAQQLQPR, from the coding sequence ATGAGCGCCGTGATCCACCTGCAAGCGCTCGGGCTGACCGAGTACGAGGCCCGTGCCTACACCGCCCTGCTGGCCCTGGGCCGCGCCGTCCCGGCCCGCGTGGCCCGGCAGGCCGGCATTCCCCGGCCCAAGATCTACGAGACGCTCGAACGGCTTGAGGGCCGCGGACTGGCCGCCAAGGTCGGGCAGAACCCGCTGGAGTACGCGCCGCTCAGCGCCCGCGAGTACCTGGCCCGCGCCCGCCGGGCCTTCGACGACCGCCTCGGCGCTCTCGACCGCGACCTGTCGCGCCTGGCCCCGGACCCCGCGCCGGAAGCGGTGTACCACCTGTACGGCGAGGCTGCCATCCGCAGCCTGTGCGAGGACCTGACCCTGAACGCCCGCCGCAGCCTGTACATGGCCGGGGACGCCAGCTTCGCCGACCGGCTGGAGCGCCTCAGCCCGCGCGGCGTGGACCTGTACCGCACGCCCCTGGCGAACCTGCCCGCCATCGCCGCGCCTGGGCAGCGCGCGTTCCTGCTCGCCCGCGACGGCGAGGCCGCGCTGGTCGCCCACTTCATCGACGAGGGCGGCGTGGGCGAGGCGCACGGCGTCCATACCCACAATCCCGTAATCATCCACCTGATCGAGGGCTACGTGCAGCTGGCCGCGCAGCAGCTCCAGCCGCGCTGA
- the queG gene encoding tRNA epoxyqueuosine(34) reductase QueG, with the protein MSASPHDRLHDLALSLGADAVGWAPAQVPRAAVDEYAGWLAAGRHAGMSYLERQLPVRADPSQRLSGVQSVLVLGVSHAFAPPPVPEGGVRVGRVARYAWTPDYHDQLQPVLSQLEAEAARLGVRARGYVDHGPVMERLFASGAFLGWRGKSGMLVSTSLGAFVTLAVLLTDLPHPGAAQAHPDRCGRCTRCVAACPTAAIGPDRAIDARRCVSYLTIEHRGPIPPELRPGMGEWLFGCDVCSEVCPWTLKAGPLARFLRPDPELAHPDLTRFFGVSEREFERQWAGTAFLRPRRKGMARNALTVLGNTRAPQGWPLLLMGAQDPAWEVREAAAWALAQWGETGHLAPLLDDPHEAVRTTAGWGLGVTASAGP; encoded by the coding sequence ATGAGCGCCTCGCCCCATGACCGGCTGCACGACCTCGCCCTGAGCCTGGGGGCGGACGCGGTCGGGTGGGCTCCGGCGCAGGTGCCGCGCGCGGCGGTGGACGAGTACGCGGGGTGGCTGGCGGCGGGGCGGCACGCGGGCATGAGCTACCTGGAGCGGCAGCTGCCGGTGCGGGCCGATCCTTCCCAGCGCCTCTCGGGCGTGCAGAGCGTGCTCGTGCTCGGCGTGTCGCACGCGTTCGCGCCGCCGCCCGTGCCGGAGGGGGGCGTGCGGGTGGGCCGCGTGGCGCGCTACGCGTGGACGCCGGACTACCACGACCAGCTCCAGCCGGTCCTGTCGCAACTGGAGGCGGAGGCCGCGCGGCTGGGTGTGCGGGCGCGCGGGTACGTGGATCACGGGCCGGTCATGGAGCGGCTGTTCGCGTCGGGCGCGTTCCTGGGCTGGCGCGGGAAGTCCGGGATGCTGGTCAGCACGTCTCTGGGCGCGTTCGTGACGCTGGCGGTCCTGCTGACCGACCTGCCGCACCCCGGCGCGGCGCAGGCCCACCCGGACCGCTGTGGGCGCTGCACGCGCTGCGTGGCCGCGTGCCCCACCGCCGCGATCGGCCCGGACCGCGCGATCGATGCGCGGCGCTGCGTGTCGTACCTGACCATCGAGCACCGCGGGCCGATCCCGCCCGAGCTGCGGCCTGGGATGGGTGAGTGGCTGTTCGGCTGTGACGTGTGCAGCGAGGTCTGCCCGTGGACCCTGAAGGCGGGCCCGCTGGCGCGGTTCCTGCGGCCCGATCCGGAGCTGGCCCACCCGGACCTGACCCGCTTTTTCGGCGTCAGTGAGCGGGAGTTCGAGCGGCAGTGGGCGGGCACGGCGTTCCTGCGCCCCCGGCGCAAGGGCATGGCCCGCAACGCGCTGACGGTCCTGGGGAACACCCGCGCGCCGCAGGGCTGGCCGCTGCTCCTCATGGGCGCGCAGGACCCCGCCTGGGAGGTGCGGGAGGCGGCCGCCTGGGCACTGGCGCAGTGGGGCGAGACCGGGCATCTGGCGCCGCTGCTGGACGACCCCCACGAGGCCGTGCGGACGACGGCCGGATGGGGTCTGGGCGTGACCGCTTCCGCAGGCCCGTGA
- the tmk gene encoding dTMP kinase → MHPGLFVSFEGPEGAGKSTQLARLAAHLDTRGTPHRLTREPGGTPLGTRVREVLLDPALTIDPLPEFLLYSASRAQLVANEIRPALNRGEVVVCDRYADSSLAYQGAGRGLPVNLLREITLAATDGLTPDLTVLLDLDPVLGLERAARRGQPDRLEQADLDFHRRVRAGFLHLAEQTPARFLVLDATRPADDLSDAIWQAVQARLP, encoded by the coding sequence CTGCACCCGGGCCTGTTCGTCAGCTTCGAGGGGCCCGAGGGGGCCGGGAAGAGCACGCAGCTCGCCCGGCTGGCCGCGCACCTGGACACCCGCGGCACGCCGCACCGCCTGACCCGCGAGCCCGGCGGGACGCCCCTGGGCACGCGGGTGCGCGAGGTGCTGCTCGACCCCGCGCTGACCATCGACCCGCTGCCGGAATTCCTGCTGTACTCCGCGAGCCGCGCGCAGCTCGTGGCGAACGAGATCCGACCGGCGCTGAACCGGGGCGAGGTCGTCGTGTGCGACCGTTACGCCGATTCCAGCCTCGCGTACCAGGGGGCGGGTCGCGGCCTGCCCGTGAACCTCCTGCGGGAGATCACACTGGCCGCCACGGACGGCCTCACGCCGGACCTGACGGTGCTGCTCGACCTCGACCCGGTGCTCGGCCTGGAACGCGCCGCGCGGCGCGGGCAGCCCGACCGGCTGGAACAGGCGGATCTGGACTTCCACCGCCGGGTGCGCGCCGGGTTCCTGCACCTCGCGGAGCAGACGCCCGCGCGCTTCCTGGTGCTGGACGCCACCCGCCCGGCCGACGACCTGTCGGACGCGATCTGGCAGGCGGTGCAGGCGCGCCTGCCCTGA
- the gnd gene encoding phosphogluconate dehydrogenase (NAD(+)-dependent, decarboxylating) → MKLGMIGLGKMGGNMVLRLTQGGIEVTGYDRSEESVAQIERQGARGARSMDELIAALGEPGSRAVWVMVPAGKITQSVIDDLASRLAPGDIIIDGGNSNYKDSIRRAEELSARGIHFVDVGTSGGVWGLKEGYAMMIGGAEEAVERLRPAFEALAPAADRGWGRMGPAGSGHYVKMVHNGIEYGMMQAYAEGFELMKAHQDFNLDMAQIAELWRHGSVVRSWLLDLTAEALQNKAEFEKLSDYVADSGEGRWTIIDSIELGVPTPVITLATQMRFRSQQEVSYAGQMLSAMRRAFGGHAVKTIESPRQEGLVPEVAPGDHPKVAAPENIGQTASAGEGSAAEQLGETGQQRVKGDA, encoded by the coding sequence ATGAAACTAGGCATGATCGGACTGGGCAAGATGGGCGGCAACATGGTTCTTCGCCTCACCCAGGGTGGCATCGAGGTCACCGGCTACGACCGCAGCGAGGAATCCGTCGCGCAGATCGAACGTCAGGGCGCCCGTGGTGCCCGCAGCATGGACGAACTGATCGCCGCTCTGGGCGAGCCCGGCAGCCGCGCCGTGTGGGTCATGGTGCCCGCCGGGAAGATCACCCAGAGCGTCATCGACGACCTCGCCTCACGCCTCGCACCCGGCGACATCATCATCGACGGCGGCAACAGCAACTACAAGGACAGCATCCGCCGCGCCGAGGAACTGTCCGCCAGAGGCATCCACTTCGTGGACGTCGGCACGTCCGGCGGCGTGTGGGGCCTCAAGGAAGGCTACGCCATGATGATCGGCGGCGCCGAGGAGGCCGTCGAGCGCCTGCGGCCCGCCTTCGAGGCGCTCGCGCCCGCCGCTGACCGGGGCTGGGGCCGCATGGGCCCCGCCGGCAGCGGGCACTACGTGAAGATGGTCCACAACGGCATCGAGTACGGCATGATGCAGGCCTACGCCGAGGGCTTCGAGCTCATGAAGGCGCACCAGGACTTCAACCTCGACATGGCGCAGATCGCCGAACTGTGGCGGCACGGCAGCGTCGTGCGCTCCTGGCTGCTCGACCTGACCGCCGAGGCCCTGCAGAACAAGGCCGAATTCGAGAAGCTCTCGGACTACGTGGCGGACAGTGGCGAGGGCCGCTGGACGATCATCGACTCCATCGAACTGGGCGTGCCGACCCCCGTGATCACCCTGGCGACGCAGATGCGCTTCCGCAGCCAGCAGGAGGTCAGCTACGCCGGTCAGATGCTCTCCGCGATGCGCCGCGCGTTCGGCGGGCACGCCGTGAAGACCATCGAGTCCCCACGCCAGGAGGGCCTGGTGCCCGAGGTGGCGCCCGGCGATCACCCCAAGGTGGCCGCACCCGAGAACATCGGCCAGACCGCCAGCGCGGGCGAGGGCAGCGCCGCCGAACAGCTGGGTGAGACCGGCCAGCAGCGCGTGAAGGGTGACGCATGA
- a CDS encoding GTP-binding protein, translating into MSTINFAAREINCKIVYYGPGMSGKTTNLKHVFSKVPGHLRGEMVSLATEDERTLFFDFLPLDLGTVQGFKTRFHLYTVPGQVFYNASRKLILRGVDGIVFVADSAPNRLRANAESMRNLRENLQEHGIDVRDVPIVLQVNKRDLPDALPLSMIRAVVDPKQELMIFEAVSDKGVGVFETLKTVSRLVLERLSQNK; encoded by the coding sequence ATGAGCACCATCAACTTCGCGGCGCGCGAAATCAACTGCAAGATCGTCTACTACGGCCCCGGCATGAGCGGCAAGACCACCAACCTCAAGCACGTCTTTTCCAAGGTGCCCGGCCACCTGCGCGGCGAGATGGTCTCCCTGGCCACCGAGGACGAGCGCACGCTGTTCTTCGACTTCCTGCCCCTGGACCTGGGCACCGTGCAGGGCTTCAAGACCCGCTTCCACCTGTACACCGTGCCCGGACAGGTGTTCTACAACGCCAGCCGCAAGCTGATCCTGCGCGGCGTGGACGGCATCGTGTTCGTCGCCGACAGCGCCCCCAACCGCCTGCGCGCCAACGCCGAGAGCATGCGCAACCTGCGCGAGAACCTCCAGGAGCACGGCATCGACGTCCGCGACGTGCCGATCGTGCTGCAGGTCAACAAGCGCGACCTGCCCGACGCGCTGCCGCTGTCCATGATCCGCGCGGTGGTCGATCCCAAGCAGGAACTCATGATCTTCGAGGCCGTGTCCGACAAGGGCGTGGGCGTGTTCGAGACCCTCAAGACCGTCAGCCGCCTCGTGCTCGAACGCCTGTCCCAGAACAAGTAA
- a CDS encoding Nif3-like dinuclear metal center hexameric protein produces the protein MSYVSLTPTRGEVPRDTLVRWLNEYLNVGAFKDPSLNGLQIEGTGTVRRVAVAVDSSLKTIQHAADSGADLLITHHGLFWGDPLALSGPHRERVRTALMADLNLYVSHIPLDAHPVVGNNAMIAQALTLQHTEPFGEWAGGKIGIAGELPFEQSLQDFADRVQKLTGEICLVHGGGRSPTVRRLGVLSGSGAGSIAEAAAMGLDTLLTGEPEHKHFHDAFEYGVNVIYAGHYETEVFGVRALAARLEDEFGLAWQFLHHPTGL, from the coding sequence ATGTCGTATGTCTCCCTGACTCCCACGCGCGGCGAGGTGCCGCGTGACACCCTGGTCCGCTGGCTGAACGAGTACCTGAACGTGGGGGCCTTCAAGGACCCCAGCCTGAACGGCCTACAGATCGAGGGCACCGGCACGGTGCGGCGCGTGGCGGTCGCGGTGGACAGCAGCCTGAAGACCATCCAGCACGCGGCGGACAGCGGCGCGGACCTGCTCATCACGCACCACGGGCTGTTCTGGGGTGACCCGCTGGCCCTGAGCGGCCCGCACCGCGAGCGGGTCCGCACGGCGCTCATGGCGGACCTGAACCTGTACGTGTCGCACATCCCGCTGGACGCGCACCCGGTGGTGGGGAACAACGCGATGATCGCGCAGGCGCTGACGCTGCAGCACACCGAGCCGTTCGGCGAGTGGGCGGGCGGGAAGATCGGCATTGCCGGCGAGCTGCCCTTCGAGCAGTCCCTGCAGGACTTCGCGGACCGCGTGCAGAAACTGACCGGGGAGATCTGCCTCGTGCACGGCGGCGGGCGCTCCCCGACCGTGCGGCGCCTGGGCGTCCTGAGCGGCAGCGGCGCGGGCAGCATCGCTGAAGCGGCCGCGATGGGCCTGGACACCCTGCTGACCGGCGAGCCCGAGCACAAGCACTTCCATGACGCCTTCGAGTACGGCGTGAACGTGATCTACGCCGGGCACTACGAGACCGAGGTGTTCGGCGTGCGCGCCCTGGCCGCCCGCCTGGAGGACGAGTTCGGGCTGGCGTGGCAGTTCCTGCACCACCCCACCGGCCTGTGA
- the zwf gene encoding glucose-6-phosphate dehydrogenase, whose product MTRKSAKATDSAAKKPAAKKAGSKPTAKPTRARGVKASEVQENVTRKAAAQKVGVAEPAPKKKQVAPKKASPKRAAGAPGEDGTNPFRALMRRNRAPEPATLVIFGATGDLSRRKLLPAVFGLWQDGLLGSAFNIVGVGRQEMTDEQFKDYAIQALKDSKETDAIQPGSLEKFRELLYYEFGDFAGDEVYEKVGRELDRAEEAHGGRKNALFYLSTPPSLFEPISNGLGRLGLADESEGWRRLVIEKPFGRDLASARALNDAIHHVWNESQVYRIDHYLGKETVQNLMAIRFGNAIFEPLWNRGYVDHVQITASEDLGLEGRAGYYEEAGVVRDMLQNHLMQLFALTAMEPPAAFDADAIRDEKVKVLRAVKEIPAGRVPEVAVRGQYGAGTLYGEKVPGYRDEPGVREGSVTPTYVALKLEVDNWRWQGVPFFLRTGKRLPKKVTEIAVVFKRPPLGIFPGGLERNVLAFRIQPDEGVSLKFSSKTPGQEMVLREVVMDFRYDAFGAQLESPYSRLLLDAMVGDATLFPREDEVDLAWQIVSGILSVWDTDPARKPKKGEGPDFPNYTSGTWGPDAADDLMGDDRRWRRL is encoded by the coding sequence ATGACCCGCAAGAGTGCCAAGGCAACGGACTCCGCAGCTAAGAAGCCCGCGGCGAAAAAGGCAGGCAGCAAGCCCACCGCGAAGCCCACCCGCGCCAGGGGTGTGAAGGCCAGCGAGGTGCAGGAGAACGTGACCCGCAAGGCCGCCGCGCAGAAGGTGGGCGTGGCTGAACCCGCCCCGAAGAAGAAGCAGGTGGCCCCGAAAAAGGCCAGTCCGAAACGCGCGGCGGGCGCCCCCGGCGAGGACGGCACGAACCCCTTCCGCGCCCTGATGCGCCGCAACCGCGCGCCAGAACCCGCCACGCTGGTGATCTTCGGCGCCACCGGCGACCTCTCGCGCCGCAAGCTGCTGCCCGCCGTGTTCGGCCTGTGGCAGGACGGCCTGCTGGGCAGCGCGTTCAACATCGTCGGGGTGGGCCGGCAGGAGATGACGGACGAGCAGTTCAAGGACTACGCCATCCAGGCCCTGAAGGACAGCAAGGAGACGGACGCCATCCAGCCGGGCAGCCTGGAGAAGTTCCGCGAACTGCTGTACTACGAGTTCGGGGATTTCGCCGGGGACGAGGTGTACGAGAAGGTGGGGCGCGAACTCGACCGCGCCGAGGAGGCGCATGGGGGCCGCAAGAACGCCCTGTTCTACCTCTCGACGCCGCCGAGCCTGTTCGAACCGATCAGCAACGGCCTGGGCCGCCTGGGCCTCGCGGACGAGTCCGAGGGCTGGCGCCGGCTGGTGATCGAGAAGCCCTTCGGGCGTGACCTCGCCTCGGCGCGCGCCCTGAACGACGCGATCCATCATGTGTGGAACGAGTCGCAGGTGTACCGCATCGACCACTACCTGGGCAAGGAGACGGTGCAGAACCTCATGGCGATCCGCTTCGGGAACGCCATCTTCGAGCCGCTGTGGAATCGCGGGTACGTGGATCACGTGCAGATCACCGCCTCCGAGGACCTGGGTCTGGAGGGCCGCGCCGGGTACTACGAGGAGGCGGGCGTGGTGCGCGACATGCTGCAGAACCACCTGATGCAGCTGTTCGCGCTGACCGCCATGGAGCCCCCGGCGGCCTTCGACGCGGACGCCATCCGCGACGAGAAAGTGAAGGTGCTGCGCGCCGTGAAGGAGATCCCGGCCGGGCGCGTGCCGGAGGTCGCCGTGCGCGGTCAGTACGGCGCGGGCACCCTGTACGGCGAGAAGGTCCCCGGCTACCGCGACGAGCCCGGCGTGCGTGAGGGCAGCGTGACGCCCACGTACGTGGCGCTGAAGCTGGAAGTGGACAACTGGCGCTGGCAGGGCGTGCCGTTCTTCCTGCGCACCGGCAAGAGATTGCCGAAGAAGGTCACGGAGATCGCCGTGGTGTTCAAGCGGCCCCCGCTGGGTATCTTCCCGGGCGGCCTGGAGCGCAACGTGCTGGCCTTCCGCATCCAGCCGGACGAGGGCGTCAGCCTGAAATTCAGCAGTAAAACGCCGGGGCAGGAGATGGTGCTGCGCGAGGTCGTCATGGACTTCCGCTACGACGCGTTCGGCGCGCAGCTCGAAAGCCCGTACTCCCGCCTGCTGCTCGACGCGATGGTGGGCGACGCGACCCTCTTCCCGCGCGAGGACGAGGTGGACCTGGCGTGGCAGATCGTCAGCGGCATCCTGAGCGTGTGGGACACCGACCCCGCCCGCAAGCCGAAGAAGGGCGAGGGCCCGGACTTCCCGAACTACACGTCCGGCACCTGGGGCCCCGACGCGGCCGACGACCTGATGGGCGACGACCGCCGCTGGCGGCGCCTGTGA
- a CDS encoding glutaminyl-peptide cyclotransferase, whose translation MRRVDLKTGKVLARVATPIATAFGEGVTALNAVVYHLTWEDGVAVTFDAATLKETGRYRYSGEGWGLTTDGKALIMSNGSPTLVWRDPKTFRIKRSVQVTDAGQPVKNLNELEYVQGSVYANVWLTDRVARIDPQTGKVTAWIDVSALTREVSAAAAKAGHTLTFDDVPNGIAFVPERGTLLLTGKRWPTLFEVKLPGVKPEEPGTTGRARTGR comes from the coding sequence GTGCGCCGCGTGGACCTGAAGACCGGGAAGGTGCTCGCCCGGGTCGCCACGCCCATCGCCACGGCGTTCGGCGAGGGGGTCACGGCGCTGAACGCCGTGGTCTACCACCTCACCTGGGAGGACGGCGTGGCCGTCACCTTCGACGCCGCGACCCTCAAGGAGACCGGCCGCTACCGCTACAGCGGCGAGGGCTGGGGGCTGACCACCGACGGCAAGGCCCTGATCATGAGTAACGGCTCGCCGACGCTGGTGTGGCGCGACCCGAAGACCTTCCGGATCAAGCGGAGCGTGCAGGTCACGGACGCCGGGCAGCCCGTGAAGAACCTGAACGAACTGGAGTACGTGCAGGGCAGCGTGTACGCGAACGTGTGGCTGACCGACCGCGTCGCGCGGATCGACCCGCAGACCGGGAAGGTCACCGCCTGGATCGACGTGTCGGCCCTGACCCGCGAGGTCAGCGCGGCCGCCGCGAAGGCCGGGCACACCCTGACCTTCGACGACGTGCCCAACGGTATCGCGTTCGTGCCCGAGCGCGGCACGCTGCTGCTGACCGGCAAGCGCTGGCCCACCCTGTTCGAGGTGAAGCTGCCCGGCGTGAAACCCGAGGAGCCCGGCACGACCGGCCGCGCCCGCACAGGCCGCTGA
- a CDS encoding MarR family winged helix-turn-helix transcriptional regulator, whose translation MTDTPTPGAPGSLHHRAYLALQRLALHQQRQGADLFRDHGLSAPQFNVLRILRGAGEGGLTCSEISDRLLDHDPDVTRLLDRLQKAGLVTRERDRPDRRIVATRLTDAGRDLLTRLDPPLTALHARQFAHLTDTQLRDLLTLLAPPEDTP comes from the coding sequence ATGACCGACACTCCCACCCCCGGTGCGCCCGGCAGCCTGCACCACCGCGCCTACCTCGCGCTGCAACGTCTCGCGCTGCACCAGCAGCGGCAGGGCGCCGACCTGTTCCGTGACCACGGCCTCAGCGCCCCGCAGTTCAACGTCCTGCGCATCCTGCGCGGCGCCGGCGAGGGCGGCCTGACCTGCAGCGAGATCAGTGACCGCCTCCTCGACCACGACCCCGACGTCACCCGCCTCCTCGACCGCCTCCAGAAGGCCGGACTGGTCACCCGCGAGCGCGACCGCCCGGACCGCCGCATCGTCGCCACCCGCCTCACCGACGCCGGACGCGACCTGCTGACCCGCCTCGACCCGCCCCTGACCGCACTGCACGCCCGGCAGTTCGCGCACCTGACCGACACGCAACTGCGCGACCTGCTGACCCTGCTCGCCCCACCGGAGGACACCCCATGA